A genomic region of Leptospira terpstrae serovar Hualin str. LT 11-33 = ATCC 700639 contains the following coding sequences:
- a CDS encoding aminopeptidase encodes MPKPLPLLSIPLPCRTKKIPRIFTVLLFPIFLSGCLPYLFHLGKEQSSIILGREKIEDILNLPGLDLKTKQKLNLIRDARNFAIGELALNEKGGFEYYTKLDREEIGWNVSASEALELKSYTWWFPIAGTVPYKGYFDKQMALALEKELQSEGYDTRIRAIGGYSTLGWFSDPVLSPQLSWPDHRLVGLVFHEMAHATVYLPGDSTLNESYASYVEEKGIESYYTKHEGENSIHLQKFKKEKVRREVTLSLLKKYAEDLKTLYSSDLNTEIKWKEKTSIMNRFKEEVVLKKLVPEEKSKEFLAREWNNEDFLGALRYHSGEVSFDSLFIKSGKNFAQFHKEVKNLFDLPEDSRKEFLNKNH; translated from the coding sequence TCGAACCAAAAAGATTCCGAGAATATTTACGGTTTTACTGTTCCCCATTTTTCTTTCAGGGTGTTTGCCGTATTTATTTCACTTAGGTAAGGAACAATCTTCCATTATCTTGGGTCGTGAAAAAATCGAAGATATTCTAAACCTGCCAGGCTTGGATTTAAAAACAAAACAAAAATTAAATTTAATCCGAGATGCCAGAAATTTTGCCATCGGGGAACTAGCATTAAATGAAAAAGGCGGATTCGAATACTATACTAAATTAGATAGGGAAGAAATCGGCTGGAATGTAAGTGCCTCAGAAGCATTAGAATTAAAATCCTATACATGGTGGTTTCCCATTGCAGGAACAGTTCCTTATAAAGGATACTTTGACAAACAAATGGCATTAGCGCTTGAAAAGGAATTACAATCCGAAGGTTATGATACACGCATCCGTGCCATCGGTGGATACTCGACACTTGGTTGGTTTTCTGATCCGGTTTTGTCACCGCAACTCAGCTGGCCTGACCACAGACTTGTGGGACTCGTCTTTCATGAAATGGCCCATGCAACAGTATATCTACCTGGTGATTCTACATTAAACGAATCTTACGCGAGTTATGTGGAGGAAAAAGGAATTGAGTCCTATTATACGAAACATGAAGGGGAAAATAGTATCCATTTACAAAAGTTTAAAAAAGAAAAAGTTCGAAGAGAAGTGACTTTGAGTCTTTTAAAAAAATATGCAGAGGATCTAAAAACCCTTTATTCATCGGATTTAAATACGGAAATCAAATGGAAAGAAAAAACTTCCATTATGAATCGGTTCAAAGAAGAAGTGGTTTTAAAAAAATTAGTGCCTGAAGAAAAATCGAAAGAATTTTTGGCTCGAGAATGGAATAACGAAGATTTTTTAGGGGCTCTTCGTTACCATTCTGGAGAAGTCAGCTTTGATTCTTTGTTTATAAAATCAGGGAAAAATTTCGCACAGTTTCATAAAGAAGTAAAGAACCTCTTCGATTTACCTGAAGACTCTCGCAAAGAATTCTTAAACAAAAATCATTAG